Part of the Salinigranum rubrum genome is shown below.
CAGGCGCTCTACGAGGGCGCCGAGTACGAGTCGAACGGCCAGTTGCTCACGGGGTCGATGCAGGACTACACCGTCCCCAAGGCCGTCCAGATCCCGTCGATGGAGACCGACTCGACCGTCACGCCGAGCCCGGTGAACCCGCTCGGGGTGAAAGGCGTCGGGGAGGCGGGGACCATCGCCGCGCCGCAGGCGGTCGTCAACGCCGTCTGTGACGCGCTGGAGCCGTTCGACGTGGACCACATCGACATGCCGCTGAAGGCGGAGACGGTGTGGCGCGCGACCAGTGAGACGACGGTGGCGACCGACGGGGGTGAGGAGTGATGTACCCCGACGAGTTCGAGTACCACCGCGCCTCGACGGTCGAGGAGGCGCTGGACCTGCTCGACGAGTACCCCGCTGCCGAGATTCTCGCCGGCGGCCACAGCCTGCTCCCGACGATGAAGTCCGGCCTCGCCAGCCCGGACCACCTCGTCGACATCGGCCACATCGACTCGATGCGCGGCATCGACGCCGACGGCGACACCGTCTCGGTCGGCGCGCTCACGACGTACGCCGACGTCGCCGACTCCGACGTGGTACGGGAGCACGCGAGCATCGTCGCCGAGACGGTCCACGAAATCGGCGACGTTCAGGTCCGAAACAGGGGGACCGTCGGCGGCAACGTCGCCCACGCCGACCCCGCCTCGGACCTCCCCGGTGCGATGCTCGCCGCCGACGCGACGATGGTCGCTCACGGACCCGACGGGTCCCGAACGATTCCCGTCGACGACTTCTTCCTGGGGATGTACGAGACCGCACTCGCGGAGGACGAACTGCTCACGGGCGTCGAACTCCCGTCGCAGCCGGACGTCGTCAGCGCCTACGCGAAGAAGCCGAGTCCGTCCTCGGGGTACGCGATGGTCGGCGTCGCCGTCGCGCTCTCTCACGACGGGGGCGTCGTCGGCGACGCTCGGGTCGGAGCGAACGGCGTCATCGACCACGGCGTCCGTCTCGAACCGGTCGAGGAGGCGCTCGAAGGGGAGGAACTCGACGCCGACACCGTCGAGAACGCCGCACAGCGAGCGAGTGTCGACGACGAATGGCTCCCGATGGAGGACCTCCAGGCGTCGGCGGAGTTCCGCGAACAGCTCCTCAGGGTGTACACCGAACGGGCGCTGACCGAGGTGGCCGAGCGAGCGGGGACGGTCGTCGTCTCGGCGTGAGGACGAGACGGCGACGTCGCCGTGGCTGAACGGGAGGAGACGGAGTCCGACGCG
Proteins encoded:
- a CDS encoding FAD binding domain-containing protein, with protein sequence MYPDEFEYHRASTVEEALDLLDEYPAAEILAGGHSLLPTMKSGLASPDHLVDIGHIDSMRGIDADGDTVSVGALTTYADVADSDVVREHASIVAETVHEIGDVQVRNRGTVGGNVAHADPASDLPGAMLAADATMVAHGPDGSRTIPVDDFFLGMYETALAEDELLTGVELPSQPDVVSAYAKKPSPSSGYAMVGVAVALSHDGGVVGDARVGANGVIDHGVRLEPVEEALEGEELDADTVENAAQRASVDDEWLPMEDLQASAEFREQLLRVYTERALTEVAERAGTVVVSA